The Mycobacteriales bacterium genomic interval ACGAGCGCTGCTGGCGGGACCTGGACGGCGCGTTCGTGACCGACGACCCGGACCTGTCCTGGGTCGCCGACGACGGCCGCCGCCGCGGGGACGGGGCGCCGGTGCTGGTCGCCCACACCACGTCGGCGTTCGCGGCACCGCACCTGGACCGGCCCCGGGACGCCGCGGAGCCGGCCCTCGCCGCGCTGCAGCGGGTTCTGGAGATCGACCGGCCGCCGGCCTGGACGTACCTGCACCGCTGGTCGCTGGCCAGCCCGGCCGCGCCCCACGACGAGCCGTTCCACCTGGGCGGATCCGGGGTCGCGCTGTGCGGGGACAGCTGGGGCTCGCCCCGGGTCGAGACCGCCTGGACGTCCGGGCACCGGCTCGGCCGGGCGCTGGTGGAACGGCTGGCATGAGTGCCGCCGACCGGTTGATCGAGCAGCTCGCCCTCGAGGCCCACCCCGAGGGCGGCTGGTTCCGCGAGGTCTGGCGGACGCCGGTCGAGCTGACCCCGGCCGGCTACCCCGGTCCGCGCTCGACCGCGACCAGCATCACGTTCCTGCTCCGGGCGGGCGAGCGGTCCCGCTGGCACCGGGTCCGCTCGGACGAGCTCTGGCTCTGGCAGGGCCTCGGGCCGGTCCGGCTGCGCCTCGGCGGGACCGGCGCCGCGCCGGCGGCCGGGACCGGGCTGGTCGTCGGTCCCGACCCCGGCGCGGGCCACCTCCTGCAGGGCCTCGTCCCGGCCGGCGCCTGGCAGGCGGCCGAGCCGCTGACCGACGCCGGCGCCCTGGTCGGCTGCGTGGTCTCGCCCGGCTTCGCGTACGAGGACTTCGAGCTGGCCGAGTAGGGCGTCAGTCGGTCCGGCGGAACTGGATCGCGGCCACCGCGAACATCGCCACCCCCAACCCGAAGACGACCAGGATGTCGAGCCAGATCGGGACCACCCAGCTGCCCCAGGTGACGCCCGGGTCGAGCCGGTCCCGGATCGCCGGCGGCACGTCCAGGTGCGCGAACACGACGTGCCGCATGGGCTCCACCGCGTAGGACAGCGGGTTGATCCGGGTGGCCACGGTCAGCCAGGCCGGCAGCCCGGTCAGCGGGAACAGCGACCCGGACAGGAACATCATCGGGGTCAGGACCAGCTGCACGATCGGCATCACGGCCTGGAACTTCTTGATCCGGGCCGAGATCATCAACCCGAACGCGGTCATCGCCAGCGCGGTCAGGAACAGCAGCGCGAGCAGGGCGATGATCATCAAGGGGTCGTACGGGACACCGACCAGGCCGGCCAGCGCGATCAGGATGACCGCCTGCAGGGTCGCGATCGCGCCGCCGCCCAGGCACTTGCCGGCCAGGATCGCCGAGCGCGGCACCGGCGCGACCAGCATCTCCCGCAGGAACCCGAACTCGCGGTCCCAGACGATCGAGATGCCGGCGAAGATCGCGGTGAACAGGGTCGAGGTCGCCACGATGCCGGGGAACAGGAAGGTCCGGAAGTCGACCCCACCGGTCGCGGACCGGGTCAGCCCGGACAGGCCGCTGCCGAGCACGAACAACAGCAGCAGCGGCTGGGCCAGGCCGGAGATCAGCCGGCCCTTGGACCGGACGAACCGGATCATCTCCCGCTGGTAGACGACCTTGACCGCGCGCAGGGTGTGCGCCGGGCCGGACCCGGCCAGCGAGACCGGCGCCGGCGGGGCCCCGGTCCGGCGCGGGACCTCGGTCGTGGGCTGGGTGCTCATCAACGCCTCCCGGCCCGCATCATCATCGGCGGCATCCGGCGCTCGCCCTGCTCCGCGTCCAGGATCGTGCTGCCGGTGTGGGACAGGAACACGTCGTCCAGGGACGGGCTGGCGACGCTGACCGATCGGATCGGCACCCCGAGCTCGGCGAACAGCCGCGGTACGAACCGCTCCCCGTCCGGCACCGAGAACGTCACCTCACCCGAGTGCATCCCGGCCTCGACCCCGAACGTCGAGCGCAGCGCCGCGATCGCGGCCTCGTCGTCGGCGGTGGTGATCTGCACCCGGTCCTTGCCGACCGCGGCCTTGAGCGCCTCCGGCGTGTCCAGGGCGACGATCCGGCCCGCGTTCATGATCGCGATGCGGTCGCAGTTCTCGGCCTCGTCCATGTAGTGCGTGGTGAGGAAGACGGTGATGTCCTCGCTCTCCTTCAGCTCCCGGACGTACTCCCAGACCGAGGCCCGGCTCTGCGGGTCGAGCCCGATCGTCGGCTCGTCGAGGAACAACACCCGCGGCGAGTGCAGCAGACCACGGGCGATCTCCAGCCGGCGCTTCATCCCGCCGGAGAACGTCTCGACCACGCTCTTGCGCCGCTCGGCCAGCCCGACCAGCGCGAGCAGGTCGTCGATCCGGCGGGACAGGACGGCCTTGGGCACGCCGTAGAGCTCGCCGTGGAAGCGCAGGTTCTGCTCGGCGGTGAGGTCGACGTCCAGCGTCGGGTCCTGGAAGACCAGGCCGATGCTGCGCCGGACCGCGTCCCGCTCGGTCCGGACGTCGTGCCCGGCGACCCGGGCGCTGCCGGCGGTCGGCCGGGCCAGCGTGCAGAGGATGTTGATCGTCGTGGACTTGCCGGCACCGTTGGGGCCGAGGAAGCCGAAGGTCTCCCCGGGCTCGACCCGGAAGTCGATGCCGCGGACGGCCTCGATCTCCCCGAAGCGCTTCTCCAGGCCGGTCACCTCGACGGCGGCCGGACGTTGCTCAATCATGGGTGCATCCCACCATTGGAGATTCCCTCGGTCAACCTCATATGATGGGTCCATGCCCGAGCCGGACATCGCGACGCTGACGCACCGGCTGGCCGCGCTGACGCGCCGGGCGATCGGCGACCGGATGGCCCACGAGAGCTGGGCCCACGAGGCCGGGTTCCGGCCCGGCTGCATCGGCGTGCTGCACGTGGTGGCGGCGAAGGAGCCGGTCTCCCAGCGGGAGGTCAGCGACGCGCTGCTGCTCGACCCGAGCGACCTGGTCACGCTGGTCGACATCCTGGAGCGGGCCGGCCTGCTCGAGCGCCGCCGCGACCCGGCCGACCGCCGGCGGTACGCGTTGGAGGTCACCCCGCAGGGTCAGCTCGCCGTCGTCCGGCTCCGCGAGATCAACCGGGAGGCGAACGAGGAGCTGCTCGCCCCGCTGGACGCGGACGAGCGCGCGCAGCTGGCCGGGTTGCTGACCCGGGTGGTCCACCACCACACCGGCCACCCCGCTGACGACACCGCCGCCCCGCTGCCGGACCAGGTCCCGGCCGGGGAGGCCGCGGCCCGGGACGCGGCGCTGCGGGCGGCGGCCGACCGTGACGCGGCCGCTCGCGAGGTCGCCGCGCACCCGGTGAACCCCGAACGTGCGCCGGAGCCGTACGACCCCGACCGCGAGGCCGAGCGCGCCCGCGAATCGCTCCGTCCCTGACGGGCCCGGCGGCCGCGCCCGCGAATCGCTCCGTGCCTGACGGGCCCGGCGGCCGCGCCCAACCAATTCCTACCGCCCCCCGGGCCGCCGGCCGAGAACCGGGCGGCGAGCTCAGGCGCGGAGGCGGGCCAGCACGTCGGTGGGGCGGTTGGTGATGATCGCGTCGACGCCGAGGCCGAGGACCAGCTCGATGTCGGCCGGCTCGTCCACGGTCCAGACGTAGAGGCGGTTTCCCTGCGCATGCACCCGGGCCACGTACGACGGGTGCGCCCGCAGGATCTCCACCCCCGGCCCGGCGATGTCCGCGGCCGCCGGCAGCGACCCGTCCCGGCGCCGGACCGGCACCCGCTCGAGCAGCAGCACGGTCTCCAGCGGCGGCGCCAGCAGCCGGACCCGCCGCAGCGCCACCGGCGAGAAGCTCATCACGGTGACCGGCGAGCCCGCGCCGGCCACCCCGTACTTCTCCAGCAGCCGGACCAGCTGCTGCTCGACCAGCCCGGCGTACCGGGTTGGGTGCTTGGTCTCGATCAGCAACCGCACCCCGGTCCCCTCGACGACCTGCAGCAGCCGGTCCAGGGTGAGCACGGGCGCCTCGGTGCTGTCCCGGTCCTCGATGTAGATCCCGGCCTCGGCGCCGGTCGCATGCCAGGAGCCGAAGTCCAGCCCGCGCAGGTCGTCCAGGTCGAAGTCGGAGACGACACCGTGCCCGGTCGACGTGCGGTCGACCGTACGGTCGTGCACGCAGACCAGGTGCCCGTCGCGGGTCAGCCGGACGTCGCACTCGACGCCGTCCGCGCCCTCGTCGATGGCGCGCAGGTAGGCCCCGAGCGTGTGCTCGGGGAGCGCGTCGGCCCCACCGCGGTGGGCGAAGACGAGCGGCCTGTTCATAGCACGCGGGCCGGTTGTCCGTTCTCGCTGATCATTTCGCGGCCGGCGCCGGCCCACGACTGCATGCCGCCGTCGAGGTTGCGCACGTTGTCCCACCCGTTGCCGAGTAGGTAGGAGACGACCTGGCCGGAGCGGCCGCCGGAGCGGCAGACCACGACCACGTCGAC includes:
- a CDS encoding rhodanese-like domain-containing protein; this encodes MFGPQVPNVAPTDVPAEAYLLDVREPDEWAAGHAPDAHHVPMMEIPARMAEVPTDVDVVVVCRSGGRSGQVVSYLLGNGWDNVRNLDGGMQSWAGAGREMISENGQPARVL
- a CDS encoding glycerophosphodiester phosphodiesterase family protein yields the protein MNRPLVFAHRGGADALPEHTLGAYLRAIDEGADGVECDVRLTRDGHLVCVHDRTVDRTSTGHGVVSDFDLDDLRGLDFGSWHATGAEAGIYIEDRDSTEAPVLTLDRLLQVVEGTGVRLLIETKHPTRYAGLVEQQLVRLLEKYGVAGAGSPVTVMSFSPVALRRVRLLAPPLETVLLLERVPVRRRDGSLPAAADIAGPGVEILRAHPSYVARVHAQGNRLYVWTVDEPADIELVLGLGVDAIITNRPTDVLARLRA
- a CDS encoding ATP-binding cassette domain-containing protein; protein product: MIEQRPAAVEVTGLEKRFGEIEAVRGIDFRVEPGETFGFLGPNGAGKSTTINILCTLARPTAGSARVAGHDVRTERDAVRRSIGLVFQDPTLDVDLTAEQNLRFHGELYGVPKAVLSRRIDDLLALVGLAERRKSVVETFSGGMKRRLEIARGLLHSPRVLFLDEPTIGLDPQSRASVWEYVRELKESEDITVFLTTHYMDEAENCDRIAIMNAGRIVALDTPEALKAAVGKDRVQITTADDEAAIAALRSTFGVEAGMHSGEVTFSVPDGERFVPRLFAELGVPIRSVSVASPSLDDVFLSHTGSTILDAEQGERRMPPMMMRAGRR
- a CDS encoding MarR family winged helix-turn-helix transcriptional regulator translates to MPEPDIATLTHRLAALTRRAIGDRMAHESWAHEAGFRPGCIGVLHVVAAKEPVSQREVSDALLLDPSDLVTLVDILERAGLLERRRDPADRRRYALEVTPQGQLAVVRLREINREANEELLAPLDADERAQLAGLLTRVVHHHTGHPADDTAAPLPDQVPAGEAAARDAALRAAADRDAAAREVAAHPVNPERAPEPYDPDREAERARESLRP
- a CDS encoding cupin domain-containing protein, encoding MSAADRLIEQLALEAHPEGGWFREVWRTPVELTPAGYPGPRSTATSITFLLRAGERSRWHRVRSDELWLWQGLGPVRLRLGGTGAAPAAGTGLVVGPDPGAGHLLQGLVPAGAWQAAEPLTDAGALVGCVVSPGFAYEDFELAE
- a CDS encoding ABC transporter permease, which encodes MSTQPTTEVPRRTGAPPAPVSLAGSGPAHTLRAVKVVYQREMIRFVRSKGRLISGLAQPLLLLFVLGSGLSGLTRSATGGVDFRTFLFPGIVATSTLFTAIFAGISIVWDREFGFLREMLVAPVPRSAILAGKCLGGGAIATLQAVILIALAGLVGVPYDPLMIIALLALLFLTALAMTAFGLMISARIKKFQAVMPIVQLVLTPMMFLSGSLFPLTGLPAWLTVATRINPLSYAVEPMRHVVFAHLDVPPAIRDRLDPGVTWGSWVVPIWLDILVVFGLGVAMFAVAAIQFRRTD